From Synechococcus sp. A10-1-5-1, a single genomic window includes:
- a CDS encoding NAD(P)/FAD-dependent oxidoreductase, with product MLRLSELKLPLDHEETDLAPAICKRLKIDPAELQSHRVVKESVDARRKSAIQIAYSLELQLPPELERQLLKRFKRDPHLQPASETRYQLVAQASPDTPAPLRPVVVGAGPCGYFCALILAEMGLKPLLLERGKPVKERTADTFGFWKGTLTFNPESNAQFGEGGAGTFSDGKLYSQVRDPKHLGRKVLEELVAAGANPEILVKHHPHIGTFKLATVVRGLRSKITALGGEIQFESRVSKLCFEQVHGTRRLSGVELASGESIPARQVVLAVGHSARDTFAMLHEQGVSLERKAFSVGFRIEHPQPLIDAARWGDCAGHPRLGAAEYKLVKHVSNGRCVYSFCMCPGGLVVGATSEVGRVVTNGMSQHSRNERNANSGIVVNVETEDVESYGAYPGDPLAGIAFQRHWEAKAFELGGSTYAAPGQRLGDFLAPAAEPPAELGVVKPSYSPGVVPADLGQALPAFVIEALREALPQFNQSIPGYAMDDALLTGVETRTSSPVRIPRTKALESVNTPGLYPAGEGAGFAGGILSAAMDGIRVAEALGLTLLRQERPGAPGESACDPA from the coding sequence GTGCTGCGACTGAGCGAATTGAAGCTGCCACTCGATCACGAGGAGACAGATCTCGCTCCAGCCATCTGCAAACGCCTCAAGATCGATCCAGCGGAACTGCAGTCGCACCGCGTGGTCAAAGAAAGCGTCGACGCCCGGCGTAAGTCAGCGATTCAGATCGCCTACAGCCTGGAGCTGCAGCTCCCACCTGAGCTGGAGCGCCAACTGCTCAAACGCTTCAAGCGCGATCCTCACCTCCAACCGGCGAGCGAGACCCGCTATCAGCTGGTGGCCCAGGCCAGCCCAGACACACCAGCTCCCCTCCGGCCCGTAGTGGTCGGGGCCGGTCCCTGCGGCTACTTCTGTGCACTCATCCTCGCGGAGATGGGGCTCAAACCCCTGCTGCTGGAGCGAGGGAAACCGGTCAAGGAGCGAACAGCAGACACCTTTGGTTTCTGGAAAGGAACCCTGACGTTTAACCCCGAATCCAATGCGCAATTTGGAGAAGGTGGAGCGGGCACCTTCTCCGACGGAAAGCTCTACAGCCAAGTCCGAGACCCAAAGCACCTGGGTCGCAAAGTGCTGGAGGAACTGGTGGCGGCTGGAGCCAATCCAGAAATCCTGGTTAAACACCACCCCCATATCGGCACCTTCAAGTTGGCCACGGTTGTCCGGGGCTTGCGCAGCAAGATCACGGCCCTGGGTGGAGAGATTCAGTTCGAGAGCCGGGTCAGCAAGCTCTGCTTTGAGCAGGTTCATGGAACCAGGCGCCTCAGTGGTGTTGAGCTCGCGAGCGGGGAGAGCATCCCGGCGCGGCAGGTGGTGCTGGCGGTTGGCCATAGCGCTCGAGACACCTTCGCCATGCTCCATGAGCAGGGGGTGAGCCTTGAGCGAAAAGCCTTCTCCGTGGGCTTCCGCATCGAGCACCCACAACCCCTGATCGACGCCGCCCGCTGGGGGGACTGCGCCGGCCACCCGCGTCTTGGGGCCGCGGAATACAAGCTGGTCAAACACGTCAGCAACGGGCGCTGCGTCTACAGCTTCTGCATGTGCCCAGGTGGTCTGGTGGTGGGGGCCACCTCTGAAGTGGGACGGGTCGTCACCAACGGGATGAGTCAGCACTCCCGCAATGAGCGCAACGCCAACAGCGGCATCGTCGTCAATGTCGAAACCGAAGACGTCGAGAGCTACGGCGCCTATCCCGGCGACCCCTTAGCGGGCATTGCCTTCCAACGGCACTGGGAGGCCAAGGCCTTCGAGCTGGGCGGGAGCACTTATGCCGCTCCCGGGCAACGGCTCGGGGACTTTCTTGCCCCTGCGGCGGAGCCACCGGCTGAGCTGGGGGTGGTCAAACCCTCCTACAGCCCCGGGGTGGTGCCTGCGGATCTGGGTCAGGCCTTACCGGCGTTTGTGATCGAGGCCCTCCGGGAGGCCCTGCCGCAGTTCAACCAGTCCATTCCCGGCTACGCCATGGATGATGCGCTGCTAACGGGCGTTGAAACCCGCACCTCCTCACCGGTGCGCATTCCCAGAACAAAAGCCCTGGAGAGCGTGAACACTCCAGGGCTTTATCCAGCTGGAGAGGGGGCCGGCTTCGCCGGTGGAATCCTCTCTGCTGCGATGGATGGCATCCGCGTCGCGGAGGCCCTTGGCCTCACTCTTCTTCGTCAGGAGCGCCCAGGGGCACCAGGCGAATCTGCTTGCGACCCAGCTTGA
- a CDS encoding FAD-binding domain-containing protein: MPPTLVWYRRDLRTQDHAPLQQACMRGPVIPVFVLDNALLFHPETAVARVDFLLHSLRALDARLRVLGGRLIVLRGQPDVVLTRLAQSTGARHLLAHTDSERLVGRVRDARVSRALQDQGVALEWIEPAGASASLQPYSDWNRQWHGAMAAPLVPEPKRVVVPPASEHCPDAPIPNLAALGLISDGKPIPEAGSGAALQRLERFLEGSDSRTYYWELSYPSARVTSGLSPYLKFGVISPRQCLQRLTAAAQRARENSDRSRLRSIQQLFSRIRWGCSIHQRFRYLPQLELRSLWNAFDQDTPLSDRQTELYEAWKEGRTGFPIVDAAAHCLRGGGGWLELNFRSRAIYASFLSNLCGIDWRYGALHFMRHLIDGDCPIDHYQWAMQAGATYRGSKAWTRIYHPGQVAVNRCDPHGLFIRRWLPELERLTNDQLGEPPAFADYPAPVLNYEEARLARVEALSNTRHGIGAIPMALARLPEDLTPFGSDQIAGSQVLWAKEHSPELYPEAIDLDRLDRDGWMALLSWFSLRRSAETGEEGESEPRRPRQGKRPSRRSKTADGQLSLDFS; the protein is encoded by the coding sequence ATGCCACCAACGCTGGTCTGGTACCGCCGCGATTTGCGAACGCAAGATCACGCACCACTGCAGCAAGCGTGCATGCGGGGACCTGTCATTCCGGTGTTCGTTCTGGATAACGCATTGCTATTTCACCCCGAGACAGCGGTGGCGCGGGTGGACTTCCTGCTGCATTCCCTGCGCGCATTAGACGCAAGATTGCGTGTCCTCGGGGGTCGATTAATCGTGCTGAGGGGACAACCGGATGTTGTTCTCACCCGCCTCGCCCAGAGCACTGGAGCCCGTCACCTTCTCGCCCACACCGACAGTGAGCGCCTGGTCGGGCGGGTCCGTGATGCCCGTGTCAGCCGCGCCCTGCAGGACCAAGGCGTTGCCCTGGAGTGGATCGAACCGGCGGGTGCCAGCGCCAGCCTCCAGCCCTACAGCGATTGGAACCGCCAATGGCATGGCGCCATGGCCGCACCGCTCGTCCCGGAACCCAAGCGCGTGGTCGTGCCACCAGCATCGGAACACTGTCCCGATGCACCAATCCCCAACCTCGCTGCTCTTGGGCTGATCAGCGATGGCAAACCGATTCCAGAGGCCGGCAGTGGTGCCGCTCTGCAACGGCTGGAGCGTTTTCTCGAAGGCTCCGATTCCAGGACCTATTACTGGGAATTGAGCTATCCCTCAGCAAGGGTGACCTCGGGGCTCAGCCCTTACCTGAAATTTGGAGTCATCAGCCCCAGGCAGTGTCTGCAGCGGCTTACGGCAGCAGCTCAGCGGGCCAGGGAGAACTCCGATCGCAGCCGCCTGCGCAGCATCCAACAACTGTTCAGCCGAATCCGTTGGGGCTGCTCGATTCACCAGCGCTTTCGCTACCTGCCGCAGCTGGAGTTGCGCTCCCTCTGGAACGCCTTCGATCAAGACACACCGCTCTCAGACAGGCAAACGGAGCTCTATGAGGCCTGGAAAGAAGGGCGAACGGGGTTCCCGATCGTCGATGCAGCAGCCCACTGCCTGCGCGGAGGCGGTGGCTGGTTGGAGCTGAACTTCCGCAGCCGGGCGATCTACGCCAGCTTTCTGAGCAACCTCTGCGGCATCGATTGGCGCTACGGGGCACTGCATTTCATGCGGCACCTGATCGATGGGGACTGTCCCATCGATCACTACCAATGGGCCATGCAAGCCGGCGCGACCTACCGAGGCAGCAAGGCCTGGACCCGCATCTACCACCCGGGCCAGGTGGCCGTGAATCGCTGCGATCCCCATGGCCTGTTCATACGGCGCTGGCTACCTGAACTCGAGCGGCTCACCAACGACCAGCTGGGCGAACCACCGGCCTTTGCGGACTACCCAGCCCCTGTCCTGAACTACGAGGAGGCGCGCCTGGCCCGGGTGGAGGCATTAAGCAACACACGTCACGGCATTGGAGCCATCCCCATGGCATTGGCGCGGTTACCCGAAGACCTAACCCCCTTTGGTAGCGATCAGATCGCCGGCAGCCAGGTGCTCTGGGCCAAAGAGCACTCACCGGAGCTCTACCCCGAAGCGATCGATCTCGATCGCCTCGACCGGGATGGATGGATGGCCCTGTTGAGCTGGTTCAGCCTCAGGCGTTCCGCGGAAACCGGTGAAGAGGGGGAAAGCGAACCCAGGCGCCCGCGCCAAGGCAAGCGGCCATCCAGGCGCAGCAAGACCGCCGACGGGCAGCTGAGCCTGGATTTCAGCTAG
- the pgeF gene encoding peptidoglycan editing factor PgeF — protein MAEAVEAPFNRPDAGFNALEGWTWIGCYGGYYLQSNLLEAFEHGFFTRQWHGRGPDVLAGYVSAGVSVHRPQQVHSALVLPASQACSDPWPDADGLVSDAGGQSLWVCGADCTPVLLADPRSGQVAACHAGWRGLAGGIVLEAIRQLEQRGSKRSELLIALGPAISGPNYQVEPAVPEAIAQQLQLLDGALSLESALAALKACGALQPDPDPERQRFDLRLATRLLLERAGLPVEQISVCPLCTASEPLLFHSWRRDQVKAVQWSGIVSQQLPS, from the coding sequence ATGGCTGAGGCCGTCGAGGCCCCCTTTAACCGCCCTGATGCCGGTTTCAATGCCCTAGAGGGCTGGACCTGGATTGGTTGCTACGGGGGCTATTACCTCCAGTCGAATCTTCTGGAGGCCTTTGAACATGGCTTCTTCACCCGCCAGTGGCATGGCCGGGGCCCTGATGTCCTGGCTGGGTACGTCAGCGCCGGGGTCAGTGTTCACCGGCCTCAACAGGTTCACAGCGCCTTAGTCCTACCGGCGAGCCAGGCCTGTTCAGATCCCTGGCCCGATGCCGATGGCTTAGTGAGCGATGCCGGTGGGCAGAGTCTTTGGGTCTGCGGGGCTGATTGCACCCCAGTGCTGCTGGCTGATCCCCGCTCTGGTCAGGTGGCGGCCTGCCATGCCGGCTGGCGTGGTCTGGCCGGGGGCATTGTCTTGGAGGCGATCCGTCAGTTGGAGCAGCGCGGTAGCAAGCGCAGTGAACTGTTGATCGCTTTGGGGCCAGCCATTAGTGGGCCCAACTATCAAGTGGAGCCGGCTGTCCCTGAAGCCATCGCCCAGCAGCTGCAGCTCCTGGATGGAGCCCTCTCCCTGGAGTCGGCTCTTGCGGCTCTGAAAGCCTGTGGTGCGCTGCAGCCGGATCCCGATCCCGAGCGTCAGCGCTTTGATCTGCGCCTGGCAACCCGTTTGCTCTTGGAGCGGGCTGGCTTGCCAGTGGAGCAGATCAGCGTCTGTCCTCTCTGCACGGCTTCAGAGCCCTTGCTGTTCCACTCCTGGCGCCGGGATCAGGTCAAGGCGGTGCAGTGGAGCGGCATCGTCTCCCAGCAGCTGCCTAGCTGA
- a CDS encoding AbrB family transcriptional regulator: MLTGADLLAKVKEMGDVSKSDVVRACGYVSTKKDGSERLNFTAFYEALLNAKGVDFGGSSAKVGKGGRKLSFTTKIQFNGNLMVGKAYTALLDLKPGDEFEIKLGRKQIRLVPLGAPDEEE; this comes from the coding sequence ATGCTCACCGGAGCTGATCTCCTCGCCAAGGTCAAAGAAATGGGCGACGTGAGCAAATCCGATGTTGTTCGCGCCTGTGGATATGTGTCCACTAAGAAAGATGGCAGCGAGCGTCTCAATTTCACGGCGTTCTACGAGGCCCTGCTCAATGCGAAGGGCGTCGATTTTGGCGGTTCCAGCGCGAAGGTTGGCAAAGGTGGCCGCAAGCTCAGCTTCACCACCAAGATTCAGTTCAACGGCAACCTGATGGTGGGCAAGGCCTACACCGCCTTGCTGGACCTCAAGCCCGGTGATGAGTTTGAGATCAAGCTGGGTCGCAAGCAGATTCGCCTGGTGCCCCTGGGCGCTCCTGACGAAGAAGAGTGA
- a CDS encoding Tab2/Atab2 family RNA-binding protein, translating to MIQAAEPASPARLQADWELDYYSRPILEEDGKKRWELLICSSPSGANSDRTFQWVLNCPAASVNSQWLKTALEQALDQADAEGFDPPRKIRCWRSSMRTMVQRAAEQLGLELVPSRRCYALVEWLQERQATVYPEEEGYMAGPLAPPPQPIQPVAVPLPEAARGDSWSWASLPISALREAMNWDTSFAGLVPLPASLDDELMVSGLRLFSASRSLAIAGWVSGLEPVRLEVSGQQLVLEAGQEDRWLLGQLESEEAEAAAAAFLAARGQAGGVQFLAVQSSPDQPGFDGFWILRDLPDA from the coding sequence ATGATTCAGGCCGCCGAGCCCGCGAGTCCTGCCCGACTGCAGGCGGATTGGGAGCTGGATTACTACTCCCGTCCGATCCTCGAAGAGGATGGAAAGAAGCGCTGGGAGCTACTGATTTGCAGCTCCCCCTCCGGTGCCAATTCAGACCGAACGTTTCAGTGGGTCCTGAATTGCCCCGCCGCGAGCGTCAACTCCCAGTGGTTGAAGACGGCCCTGGAGCAGGCGCTGGATCAGGCGGATGCCGAGGGATTTGACCCGCCCCGCAAGATTCGCTGTTGGCGCTCGTCCATGCGCACGATGGTGCAACGGGCGGCTGAGCAGCTTGGTCTTGAGCTTGTTCCCAGCCGCCGTTGCTACGCGCTCGTGGAGTGGCTTCAGGAGCGACAGGCCACGGTTTACCCCGAGGAAGAGGGCTACATGGCTGGCCCCCTGGCTCCTCCTCCGCAGCCGATTCAGCCCGTGGCTGTTCCGCTGCCCGAGGCGGCTCGCGGGGATAGTTGGTCCTGGGCTTCCCTGCCGATCAGCGCCCTGCGCGAGGCGATGAATTGGGACACCAGCTTTGCGGGCTTGGTTCCCTTGCCGGCGTCCTTGGACGATGAGCTGATGGTCAGTGGCTTGCGCTTGTTCAGCGCCAGTCGTTCCTTGGCCATTGCCGGTTGGGTCTCCGGCCTGGAGCCCGTTCGCCTGGAGGTCTCCGGCCAGCAGCTGGTGCTCGAGGCGGGGCAAGAGGACCGTTGGCTCCTGGGGCAGCTGGAATCCGAAGAGGCTGAGGCGGCGGCGGCGGCTTTCCTGGCCGCCCGCGGCCAGGCAGGCGGTGTTCAATTCCTGGCGGTTCAATCCAGTCCCGATCAACCCGGGTTTGATGGGTTCTGGATCCTGCGTGATCTCCCCGATGCCTAA
- a CDS encoding creatininase family protein has product MGEDANSRQGSRRLDHLNWPAVQAAAQTAGSTVVWPFGAFEQHGPHLPLGTDALFAERILDQVLAALPVQAPIWRLPVQSLGFSPEHLSFPGTLSLPAELLLRSVEVVGAQLAAAGFQRLVLFNGHGGQIALLQVAARQLRAAHPSLGVLPCFLWSGPKDIGGLIPEPERSQGLHAGLAETSLMLQLNPELVGPERPIDGLQAQTPPQGWSLEGAVPNAWLSQDLSSSGVVGDATQASPALGEALQQRLVQGWSELFSNLLNSEWPPREPHTLLAQR; this is encoded by the coding sequence ATGGGCGAAGACGCAAACTCCCGTCAGGGGTCTCGTCGCCTCGATCACTTGAACTGGCCAGCCGTTCAAGCAGCCGCGCAAACCGCCGGAAGCACGGTGGTCTGGCCCTTTGGCGCCTTTGAACAACACGGCCCGCACCTCCCCCTGGGAACCGATGCGCTGTTTGCCGAGCGGATCCTGGATCAAGTGCTCGCGGCGTTGCCCGTTCAGGCCCCGATCTGGCGTCTGCCGGTGCAAAGTCTTGGCTTCTCACCCGAGCACCTGAGCTTTCCGGGGACCCTGAGCCTCCCAGCCGAACTGCTCCTTCGCAGCGTTGAAGTCGTCGGAGCTCAGCTGGCGGCAGCCGGTTTCCAGCGATTGGTGCTCTTCAACGGCCATGGCGGTCAAATCGCCCTCCTGCAGGTCGCGGCCCGCCAACTCCGCGCCGCCCACCCTTCCCTGGGGGTACTGCCCTGCTTCCTCTGGAGCGGTCCAAAGGACATCGGTGGCCTAATCCCCGAGCCAGAACGCAGCCAAGGGCTTCATGCCGGACTGGCGGAAACCAGCTTGATGTTGCAGCTGAACCCTGAGCTCGTCGGCCCCGAGCGTCCCATTGATGGCCTCCAGGCCCAAACCCCTCCCCAGGGCTGGAGTCTGGAGGGAGCCGTGCCCAATGCCTGGCTCAGCCAAGACCTCAGCTCCAGCGGTGTGGTCGGCGATGCCACCCAAGCAAGTCCAGCCTTGGGTGAGGCCCTTCAGCAGCGGCTGGTGCAGGGCTGGAGCGAGCTCTTCTCCAATCTCCTCAACAGTGAATGGCCGCCTAGGGAACCGCACACACTGCTGGCGCAGCGCTGA
- a CDS encoding GIVxVP protein — MPTLLLGSAFLATAVWGPAAAGENKQLAIVVGCVLIAAGLLAQLMPEPDTEVRADEKP, encoded by the coding sequence GTGCCCACCCTGTTGCTGGGGAGCGCTTTTCTAGCGACGGCCGTTTGGGGACCAGCGGCGGCCGGAGAAAACAAACAACTCGCCATCGTGGTGGGCTGCGTCTTGATCGCCGCTGGGTTGCTGGCTCAACTGATGCCGGAACCTGATACCGAGGTCAGGGCTGACGAGAAACCCTGA
- a CDS encoding nuclease gives MALIPRLICAAAATCLLLWPSQVLAAEVLQVRSGNLLQIGDRNRNYSVQLACVVVDPADDAAAVDWIRKQLPRRSKVNLRPTGSADGVLIAHINHLDGQGNHDLGAELIESGLASNSGSC, from the coding sequence ATGGCGCTGATCCCTCGCTTGATCTGCGCTGCAGCGGCGACTTGTCTGTTGCTCTGGCCTAGCCAAGTCCTGGCGGCGGAAGTTCTCCAGGTGCGAAGCGGGAATCTGCTCCAGATCGGTGACCGAAACCGCAACTACAGCGTTCAGCTGGCCTGTGTGGTGGTTGATCCAGCCGATGACGCCGCGGCCGTCGACTGGATTCGCAAGCAACTACCCCGGCGCAGCAAGGTCAACTTGAGACCGACCGGCAGTGCTGATGGCGTCCTGATCGCCCACATCAACCACCTGGATGGCCAAGGCAACCATGACCTGGGCGCGGAGTTAATTGAGTCTGGCCTAGCCTCCAACTCCGGATCCTGCTGA
- a CDS encoding Tic22 family protein — protein MLSRFPAWLKPMGRQAASLLAPVAVLGAMAAAPALAIPEAEAIKKLQVIPVFVITDANGIPLPIPRDEALVLPLYLESDRANTELKALLKSNPSLKASVTPVPLNVMNEKVVELNKQLKDKSKPLVAPVVMNDADIKQAYTLLKKEGLSDEEIKKGLNVAVFFTQPFLTLNTPDGPRGVFFLSYDELQKALANVPAAERSKLKPKVADLTAVLSQISKAKEDSFVIFPTREYFRLVEEGRTKAQSTPAQ, from the coding sequence ATGCTCTCGCGCTTTCCCGCTTGGTTGAAGCCGATGGGTCGTCAAGCGGCCTCATTGCTGGCCCCTGTGGCTGTTCTGGGCGCCATGGCTGCGGCTCCAGCGTTGGCGATTCCAGAAGCCGAGGCGATCAAGAAGCTTCAGGTGATTCCGGTGTTCGTGATCACCGATGCCAATGGCATTCCCCTGCCCATTCCCCGGGATGAGGCCTTGGTCTTGCCGCTTTACCTCGAGAGTGATCGGGCCAATACCGAACTCAAGGCACTGCTGAAGTCAAACCCGAGCCTCAAGGCGAGTGTCACCCCCGTTCCTCTCAACGTGATGAACGAAAAGGTGGTTGAGCTCAATAAGCAGCTCAAGGACAAAAGCAAGCCGCTGGTGGCTCCAGTGGTGATGAACGACGCCGATATCAAGCAGGCCTACACCCTGCTCAAGAAGGAGGGACTGAGCGACGAGGAGATCAAGAAGGGGCTCAATGTCGCTGTGTTCTTCACCCAGCCCTTCCTCACTCTCAACACCCCCGATGGCCCTCGTGGTGTGTTCTTCCTGAGTTATGACGAGCTGCAGAAGGCGCTCGCCAATGTGCCTGCGGCCGAACGCAGCAAGCTCAAGCCCAAGGTTGCTGATCTGACAGCAGTGCTCTCCCAGATCAGCAAAGCGAAGGAAGACAGCTTTGTGATCTTCCCGACCCGCGAGTACTTCCGTCTCGTTGAGGAGGGCAGGACCAAGGCCCAGTCCACCCCTGCTCAGTAG
- a CDS encoding S1 RNA-binding domain-containing protein, with translation MAGSGTPQPSQPSANQQPTSARPVPPSPQRPAAAAPPPVRKPPQVLQINKKEEQLRLEREAAEARTAAEAAVQRAAELENAARAARGEAAVAPQRPQASPATSPSSTDDELFDMSGFEGLSMADLLGPDDRSKGRRAGGSRMATPQAKPAAVPSRSVDDFDFDEEAFLAALDEQDFVGTTGEVVTGTVIGMESDGVYVDIGGKAPGFMPKKECGLGVITNLKERFPKGLSVEVLVTREQNADGMVTISARALALRQSWEKVRALEKEGKVLQVKVNGFNRGGITCDVEGLRGFVPRSQLQDGENHEALVGKTLGVAFLEVNPDTRKLVLSEKKAATAALFQNLEVGQLVEGQVVAIKPYGLFVDLGGISGLLHHSVITGGQMRDLREVFGQGDRVKALITDLDPGRGRIALNTALLEGQPGELLIERDKVMAEAVDRANRARNVLRQQEQTAG, from the coding sequence ATGGCCGGTTCCGGCACTCCCCAGCCTTCCCAGCCCTCGGCCAACCAGCAACCCACCTCGGCACGTCCGGTGCCCCCGTCGCCGCAGCGTCCCGCCGCCGCAGCGCCGCCGCCGGTTCGCAAGCCCCCCCAGGTTCTGCAGATCAATAAGAAGGAAGAGCAGCTGCGTTTAGAGCGCGAAGCCGCTGAAGCCCGCACTGCTGCCGAAGCGGCGGTTCAGCGCGCGGCTGAATTGGAAAATGCCGCCCGCGCGGCCCGCGGTGAGGCCGCGGTTGCACCCCAGCGCCCTCAGGCCTCCCCGGCCACCAGCCCGTCCAGCACTGACGACGAGCTGTTTGACATGAGCGGTTTTGAAGGCCTGAGCATGGCTGATCTGCTCGGCCCCGATGACCGCAGCAAGGGTCGCCGTGCCGGTGGATCCCGAATGGCCACACCACAGGCCAAGCCTGCGGCTGTTCCTTCCCGTTCAGTCGACGACTTCGACTTTGACGAAGAAGCCTTCCTGGCGGCCCTCGATGAGCAGGATTTCGTCGGCACGACCGGGGAAGTGGTCACCGGCACGGTGATCGGTATGGAGAGTGACGGGGTTTACGTCGACATCGGCGGCAAAGCCCCAGGCTTTATGCCTAAGAAGGAATGCGGCCTTGGTGTCATCACCAACCTCAAGGAGCGCTTCCCTAAAGGTCTGAGCGTGGAAGTGCTCGTGACCCGCGAGCAGAACGCCGATGGCATGGTCACCATCAGCGCCCGCGCCCTGGCCCTGCGCCAGAGTTGGGAGAAGGTCCGTGCCTTGGAGAAAGAAGGCAAGGTCCTGCAGGTCAAGGTCAACGGCTTCAACCGCGGCGGCATCACCTGTGATGTCGAAGGTCTGCGCGGTTTTGTGCCTCGCTCCCAGCTGCAGGACGGTGAGAACCACGAGGCGCTTGTGGGTAAGACCCTTGGCGTGGCTTTCCTGGAGGTCAACCCTGACACCCGCAAGTTGGTGCTCTCTGAGAAGAAGGCGGCAACGGCAGCCCTGTTTCAGAACCTGGAGGTGGGCCAGTTGGTCGAAGGTCAGGTGGTGGCGATCAAGCCCTACGGCTTGTTTGTGGATCTGGGCGGCATCAGCGGACTGCTGCACCACTCCGTGATCACGGGTGGTCAAATGCGCGATCTGCGTGAAGTCTTCGGTCAGGGTGATCGGGTCAAAGCTCTGATCACCGACCTGGATCCTGGCCGCGGCCGCATTGCCTTGAACACGGCCCTGCTGGAAGGTCAGCCTGGTGAGTTGTTGATCGAGCGCGACAAAGTGATGGCTGAGGCCGTCGATCGTGCCAACAGGGCTCGTAACGTGCTGCGTCAGCAGGAACAGACCGCCGGATGA